A single window of Loxodonta africana isolate mLoxAfr1 chromosome 10, mLoxAfr1.hap2, whole genome shotgun sequence DNA harbors:
- the LOC135232534 gene encoding olfactory receptor 11G2-like, which translates to MYIFLGNFSLLEICYVTTTVPNMLANFLSTSKSISFVSCFVQFYFFFSFGCDEGFYLCIMAFDRYLAICHPLHYPSIMTKELYTGLAIFGWSCGFILFLAPVFLITQLPYCGPNVINHFMCDPVPLMMLSCSEDTTTQLIYSAFNAIFMVGTFLFILCSYALVILAVQRMPSAANKRKAFSTCSSHLAVVVLFFGSVMVTYVSPGSEHPVEVQKIVTLFYSVITPLCNPLIYSLRNKEVKAALRKVFGTEKLVHKT; encoded by the coding sequence ATGTACATATTCTTGGGGAATTTCTCTTTGCTAGAAATATGTTATGTCACCACAACTGTCCCTAACATGTTGGCCAACTTCCTCTCCACAAGCAAGTCTATCTCCTTTGTGAGTTGTTTTGTAcaattctactttttcttctcttttggatGTGATGAGGGCTTCTACCTTTGCATCATGGCCTTTGACAGGTACCTTGCCATCTGCCATCCTCTACATTATCCAAGCATCATGACTAAAGAGCTATACACTGGCCTGGCCATCTTTGGATGGTCTTGTGGGTTTATCCTCTTCCTAGCACCAGTTTTTCTTATTACACAGTTGCCCTATTGTGGCCCAAATGTCATCAACCACTTTATGTGTGATCCTGTCCCATTGATGATGTTGTCCTGTTCTGAAGACACCACCACACAGCTCATTTACTCTGCTTTCAATGCTATCTTCATGGTTGGCACCTTTCTCTTTATTCTTTGTTCCTATGCTCTGGTGATTCTGGCTGTGCAACGGATGCCCTCAGCAGCAAACAAACGCAAAGCTTTCTCCACTTGTTCTTCTCATCTGGCTGTGGTAGTCCTGTTTTTTGGCTCTGTTATGGTGACATATGTTAGCCCTGGATCAGAACACCCAGTGGAAGTACAAAAAATTGTTACCTTATTTTATTCTGTGATAACACCCCTCTGCAATCCTTTAATTTATAGCCTTAGGAACAAGGAGGTGAAGGCTGCCCTAAGAAAAGTCTTTGGGACTGAAAAACTTGTTCATAAAACATAA